One region of Bdellovibrio bacteriovorus genomic DNA includes:
- a CDS encoding SLBB domain-containing protein yields the protein MSLQRPLRFIMAVVLLITCSGAHADDMGLLSDIKPPQQTSEYIFRSSPKESLVTVQLLGAVNKPGIYYVPAGTDLLKLITLAGGTTNGGDLSEVIVRKMEPKTWAEIKSKAVNEYQGAYEVDAEKLIKFGGTRALRLHQDDFVYVPPRTPWISNETARGITLVSVILGIALTAVLIDKNTGNN from the coding sequence ATGAGTTTACAAAGACCCCTTCGTTTTATAATGGCCGTAGTTTTATTGATCACCTGTTCTGGCGCGCATGCAGACGACATGGGGCTTTTAAGTGACATCAAGCCTCCTCAGCAGACATCCGAGTATATCTTCCGGTCTTCACCGAAAGAGTCCTTGGTGACGGTGCAGCTTTTGGGTGCGGTCAATAAGCCTGGTATCTATTATGTGCCAGCCGGCACAGATCTTCTGAAGTTGATCACTCTGGCTGGTGGTACAACCAACGGGGGAGACCTTTCCGAAGTGATTGTTCGCAAGATGGAGCCTAAAACTTGGGCAGAGATTAAATCTAAAGCGGTCAATGAGTATCAAGGTGCTTATGAGGTTGATGCCGAAAAGCTGATTAAGTTCGGTGGGACTCGCGCGCTTCGTCTGCATCAAGACGACTTCGTCTATGTTCCTCCGCGCACTCCGTGGATCAGTAACGAAACGGCTCGTGGTATCACTCTTGTGTCCGTGATCCTTGGTATCGCTTTGACCGCAGTTCTGATCGATAAGAACACAGGAAACAACTAA
- a CDS encoding 3D domain-containing protein: protein MSMQKKILRHLIFLSAVLGMVACGNMEANIEHPVGSWDENSRQFEKPLQELYANEESEEVMTEEVPSQAPKTTLPVGPATVSSPETPAKPKESGGKETPKPEIKPEVKPDVAAEDPKEDPKPVLSGPGVLKPTVYYFAVLNEDKNKCADDAKRDLHGAGGKVLLKVCAKTWAACSLQGSCAVIQKGKTHTFNIIGRFEGQERFFEIEEDGCRYGYGVNSSCLDPFYTLAADLTIYKPGEVIYVPAVVGLQLPDGTKHNGYFVIRDKGRGIVGRGRFDFYTGYYSWLDNANPFKKLGLGDVKTNIPYFRVTGDVAKGVLERRAYPDLPRSK from the coding sequence ATGAGTATGCAAAAGAAAATTTTAAGACATTTAATTTTTCTTAGCGCGGTATTAGGGATGGTTGCCTGTGGCAATATGGAAGCCAATATCGAGCATCCCGTAGGTTCTTGGGACGAGAACTCAAGACAATTTGAAAAGCCACTTCAGGAGCTTTACGCCAATGAAGAATCGGAAGAGGTCATGACCGAAGAGGTTCCATCGCAGGCTCCGAAAACAACTCTTCCGGTGGGGCCGGCCACAGTCAGTTCTCCCGAGACACCGGCTAAGCCAAAAGAGTCGGGCGGCAAGGAAACGCCGAAGCCGGAAATCAAACCCGAGGTAAAACCCGATGTAGCCGCAGAGGATCCTAAAGAAGATCCGAAGCCAGTTCTTAGTGGTCCTGGTGTTTTAAAACCAACCGTTTATTACTTTGCTGTTCTTAACGAGGATAAAAATAAATGCGCTGACGATGCGAAAAGAGATCTGCACGGAGCCGGCGGAAAAGTCTTATTGAAAGTCTGTGCAAAAACTTGGGCCGCGTGTTCTTTGCAAGGTTCTTGTGCGGTAATTCAAAAAGGTAAAACTCACACCTTTAACATCATTGGACGCTTTGAAGGACAAGAACGCTTTTTTGAAATTGAAGAAGACGGTTGTCGCTATGGTTATGGCGTGAACAGCTCTTGCTTAGATCCCTTTTATACATTGGCGGCGGATTTAACTATCTACAAGCCGGGCGAAGTGATCTATGTTCCCGCTGTTGTTGGCTTGCAATTGCCGGATGGAACGAAACACAACGGCTACTTTGTTATTCGCGACAAGGGCCGTGGTATCGTAGGGCGCGGAAGGTTTGATTTTTACACCGGCTATTATAGCTGGTTGGATAATGCGAACCCGTTCAAAAAACTGGGTTTGGGAGATGTGAAAACCAATATTCCTTACTTCCGAGTCACAGGCGACGTCGCTAAAGGCGTGTTGGAAAGAAGAGCGTATCCTGATCTACCGCGTAGCAAATAA
- a CDS encoding Hsp70 family protein, whose protein sequence is MSSDSFLSIDFGTSNSLVGAFHKGQRYEALQLDPKSQDPTMMRTLLYFPHPDLCYYGTEAIEQYIEQDMEGRLFRSFKSHLPNQSYLGTVLNNRILTLETLIGVFLLELKKRAEKILDTPIERAVIGRPARYSMDPVADGFALHRMEKAATFAGFKEVQFVPEPLAAAFDYRRQLKSEKIVLIGDFGGGTSDFTLIKLRPEGFAKEDVLAIDGCPLAGDALDSVFMSHRLNEYFGAKSRYRLPMGSNVLTMPPAVSQRLNHPAHIVHLKEKDTYEFIREVKKCSLTQKDADAVERLFVLIEDQQIFPFFENIEKTKRALSGNESTEFSYDYPGLEMKESFSVKQFIDWATGTKEKIFAALDECLKNAGVTSDQVDLVCLTGGTAKVPFIQQELENRFGKERLQTQAHFHSVLSGLTESAGFWAHGQKVT, encoded by the coding sequence ATGAGTTCAGACAGTTTCCTCTCTATTGATTTTGGTACGAGTAATTCTTTGGTCGGCGCCTTTCACAAAGGGCAAAGATATGAAGCCCTCCAATTAGATCCTAAATCCCAAGATCCCACGATGATGAGAACTCTTCTCTATTTCCCTCATCCAGATCTTTGTTATTACGGCACGGAAGCTATTGAGCAATATATTGAACAGGACATGGAAGGTCGCTTGTTCCGCTCATTCAAGTCTCATCTTCCGAATCAGAGCTATTTAGGGACTGTGCTTAACAATCGCATTCTTACCCTTGAAACTTTGATTGGTGTCTTTCTGCTGGAATTGAAAAAAAGAGCTGAAAAAATATTAGACACTCCGATTGAAAGAGCCGTTATCGGTCGTCCCGCGCGTTATTCTATGGATCCGGTGGCTGATGGCTTTGCCCTGCATCGCATGGAAAAAGCAGCCACCTTCGCTGGTTTTAAAGAAGTGCAATTCGTTCCAGAACCTTTAGCTGCCGCCTTTGATTATCGCCGTCAGTTAAAAAGTGAAAAGATTGTTCTTATCGGAGACTTCGGTGGCGGAACTTCTGACTTTACCTTGATCAAACTTCGTCCCGAAGGTTTTGCTAAAGAAGACGTCTTAGCTATCGATGGCTGCCCCTTAGCAGGGGATGCTTTAGACAGTGTTTTTATGAGCCACCGCTTGAATGAATACTTCGGAGCAAAATCCCGTTACCGCCTTCCAATGGGTAGCAACGTTCTAACTATGCCGCCCGCAGTTTCGCAGCGCTTGAATCATCCCGCGCATATTGTGCATCTCAAAGAGAAGGATACTTACGAGTTCATCCGCGAAGTGAAAAAGTGTTCGCTGACTCAGAAAGATGCAGACGCCGTCGAAAGACTTTTCGTTCTTATCGAAGATCAACAGATATTCCCTTTCTTTGAAAATATCGAAAAGACCAAACGAGCTCTTTCAGGCAACGAGTCCACAGAGTTCTCTTATGACTATCCAGGCTTGGAAATGAAAGAGTCTTTCAGCGTAAAACAATTCATCGATTGGGCTACGGGAACAAAAGAAAAAATCTTTGCCGCTTTAGATGAGTGTTTGAAAAATGCAGGTGTCACATCAGATCAGGTGGATCTCGTATGTCTGACAGGGGGTACGGCGAAAGTCCCATTCATTCAGCAAGAATTAGAAAATCGATTTGGTAAAGAACGTCTGCAAACTCAAGCGCACTTTCACTCGGTGCTATCGGGTTTGACAGAGTCCGCAGGCTTTTGGGCCCACGGACAGAAGGTCACATAG
- a CDS encoding class I SAM-dependent rRNA methyltransferase, producing the protein MTTVWRLRPGADKRIRSGHPWVFSNELSASPKGLLPGTPVELQDSKGQFLARGYGNPHSLIAFRALSFNSQEKEPTSFEFLQGKILNSWKVRKAAGFRGSFRLAFGESDYIPGLVLDYYVIEQKGKKAQVFAAQLVTAGMNEALKNAEDFFKGLVQKAHEQGLSNFSWNETAVVIRNDVGIRKLEGLNVEEPNVIKDLPDFDLTDVEILLNAAADDGVVAMSCDLKEGQKTGFFLDQTHNIHLAVNLFKNWAKTEPKRKLRVLDLCCYVGHWSTQITRGLKSLGFEVEVSLVDVSKTALAFAKKNAEREGAEVVVHEMDVSEGLTSLPSAHYDIVIADPPAFIKSKKDIPIGKHAYLKMNTHAFRMVKRNGFVASCSCSGLLEEEEFRDAIRKASLRNSFEVRSVLRGGHAADHPTLMQFPEGFYLKMYVHYV; encoded by the coding sequence ATGACGACTGTATGGAGACTCCGCCCTGGAGCAGATAAACGTATTCGCAGTGGACACCCGTGGGTGTTTTCTAATGAACTTTCAGCAAGTCCAAAAGGTTTGTTGCCGGGAACTCCGGTCGAGTTGCAAGACTCTAAGGGGCAGTTTTTAGCTCGCGGTTACGGCAATCCTCATTCCTTGATCGCTTTTCGTGCTCTCAGCTTTAATAGCCAGGAAAAAGAACCTACGAGTTTCGAATTCCTGCAGGGGAAGATCTTAAATTCTTGGAAAGTACGTAAGGCCGCGGGCTTTCGTGGAAGTTTCCGTTTGGCTTTCGGTGAATCTGATTACATTCCAGGGTTAGTTTTGGACTATTACGTTATCGAACAAAAAGGCAAAAAGGCGCAGGTCTTTGCGGCTCAGTTGGTAACGGCGGGAATGAATGAAGCTTTGAAGAATGCCGAAGATTTCTTCAAAGGTTTAGTGCAAAAAGCGCACGAACAAGGTCTTTCTAATTTTTCATGGAATGAAACGGCGGTTGTTATTCGTAACGACGTCGGCATTCGTAAATTAGAAGGCTTAAACGTTGAAGAGCCTAACGTTATTAAAGATCTTCCTGACTTTGATTTGACCGACGTAGAGATTCTTTTGAATGCTGCTGCCGATGACGGTGTTGTGGCCATGAGCTGTGATTTGAAAGAAGGACAGAAAACAGGCTTCTTTTTAGATCAGACACACAATATTCACTTGGCAGTGAACCTTTTTAAGAATTGGGCAAAGACAGAACCTAAACGCAAACTTCGTGTTTTAGATTTGTGCTGTTATGTAGGCCACTGGTCGACGCAAATCACTCGTGGTTTAAAATCCTTGGGTTTTGAAGTGGAAGTCTCTTTGGTGGATGTTTCTAAAACGGCGTTGGCTTTCGCCAAGAAAAATGCGGAACGCGAAGGCGCTGAAGTTGTTGTTCATGAAATGGACGTATCTGAAGGCCTGACTAGTTTACCAAGCGCTCACTATGACATCGTGATCGCAGATCCTCCGGCCTTCATCAAATCTAAAAAAGATATTCCTATTGGTAAACACGCGTATCTGAAGATGAACACGCATGCCTTCCGCATGGTGAAGCGCAATGGGTTTGTCGCTTCGTGCTCTTGTTCTGGGTTGTTAGAGGAAGAAGAGTTCCGTGATGCCATTCGTAAAGCCTCACTTCGTAATTCGTTCGAAGTGCGCAGCGTTTTGCGTGGGGGACATGCCGCGGATCATCCGACGCTGATGCAGTTCCCTGAGGGTTTTTATCTTAAGATGTACGTGCACTACGTATAG
- a CDS encoding esterase-like activity of phytase family protein produces the protein MLKACGIFFSLFLGFQAQALHLEYVGETSIKNAQKFKKTTIGGLSGIAWSGHSLYAVSDDRGRFGEPRFYEFELSIEKKSVTLKPKDVLFIKNLPKHEGKEDALDAEGLVLLPNGDLVISSEGNNNAKPRQMPRLFRVSRDGQWKSDLPLPEKFLPELTGQQKKGTQNNVAFEGLTSFGDGKFIFAATESPLLQDSSFVDKASTGAWIRVLKYEDKESGGYKVLAEYAYNLDAPASTDNGHEVFRGVSEILALSENKLIVMERGVRVSPKSLLGKTTKLYLADLSAATDVSKLPQLEAGKFKGASKTSLIDFETDLTKSRPGKSVENFEAMAWGPKLADGRRSLLVMVDDNFSKKEVTELLVFAVEGE, from the coding sequence ATGCTTAAAGCCTGCGGGATTTTCTTCAGTTTATTTCTGGGATTCCAAGCGCAGGCTTTGCATTTGGAATACGTCGGTGAAACTTCCATAAAAAATGCGCAAAAATTTAAAAAGACCACGATCGGTGGTCTTTCTGGCATTGCCTGGTCAGGACATTCTCTTTACGCGGTTTCGGATGATCGAGGCCGTTTCGGAGAGCCGCGATTTTACGAGTTTGAACTTTCCATTGAAAAGAAGTCTGTAACGCTCAAACCAAAAGATGTGCTGTTTATTAAAAATCTGCCGAAACACGAAGGCAAGGAAGATGCCCTTGATGCCGAGGGCTTGGTGCTTTTACCGAACGGCGATCTTGTTATTTCTTCTGAAGGCAATAACAACGCAAAGCCTCGTCAAATGCCAAGACTTTTCCGTGTATCCAGAGACGGTCAATGGAAAAGTGATCTGCCACTGCCAGAGAAGTTTTTGCCAGAACTGACGGGCCAACAAAAGAAAGGCACCCAGAACAATGTGGCCTTTGAAGGGCTTACTTCTTTTGGCGATGGAAAATTTATTTTCGCAGCCACAGAATCACCTCTTCTTCAAGACAGCTCTTTTGTTGATAAAGCCTCGACGGGCGCTTGGATCCGCGTTCTTAAGTACGAAGATAAAGAATCTGGGGGCTATAAGGTGTTAGCCGAGTACGCGTATAACTTGGATGCGCCTGCGAGCACCGATAATGGCCACGAGGTCTTTCGTGGAGTTTCTGAAATTCTGGCATTGTCCGAAAATAAACTGATTGTTATGGAAAGAGGGGTCCGAGTTTCTCCCAAGAGCCTTCTTGGAAAGACCACGAAGCTTTATTTGGCAGATCTCTCCGCCGCCACGGATGTTTCCAAGCTGCCTCAGTTAGAGGCGGGCAAGTTCAAGGGGGCCTCTAAAACCTCATTAATTGATTTTGAAACGGATCTCACAAAATCTCGACCTGGAAAGAGTGTAGAAAATTTCGAGGCCATGGCTTGGGGACCGAAATTAGCAGACGGACGGCGCTCTCTTCTGGTAATGGTAGACGATAATTTTTCTAAGAAAGAAGTGACCGAGCTTTTGGTCTTTGCCGTTGAAGGTGAGTGA
- a CDS encoding aromatic ring-hydroxylating oxygenase subunit alpha, with the protein MYTGFLKNVWYVGLPSSELAVGKSQARKIMNEPIVFFRDSKGKVSAVRDICPHRGIPLSYGRVVEDTIECPYHGWKFDGSGMCTEIPSLCPGQDLNPNKIKVRSYPVHEAQGLIWIFIGDKDYDMTKAPQIPVMKAFGNDVKPRLTYVVNFPCHVDHAVIGLMDPAHGPYVHKSWFWRSEKTMLEKRKKFAPVNYGFQMVRHQPSKNSKAYKILGGTPTTEITFTLPCVRVEHIEVGPRNFYSYTALTPVDEKNTRVTQLAYWDIPWLTLLKPAINQFSKTFLGQDMDAVTKQQEGLKYDPSLMLIKDADTQAKWYYSLKTEYHDHLEQKRDFNHPVKETELRWRS; encoded by the coding sequence ATGTATACCGGTTTTTTAAAGAATGTTTGGTACGTGGGTTTACCTAGCAGTGAATTGGCTGTGGGAAAGTCTCAAGCTCGTAAGATCATGAATGAACCTATTGTCTTTTTCCGCGATTCTAAAGGAAAAGTTTCTGCCGTTCGTGATATCTGTCCTCATCGTGGCATTCCTTTGAGCTATGGTCGCGTGGTCGAAGACACTATCGAGTGTCCTTATCACGGTTGGAAATTTGACGGCTCAGGTATGTGCACAGAGATTCCTTCTTTGTGCCCTGGTCAGGATTTGAATCCGAATAAAATCAAAGTACGTTCTTATCCTGTGCACGAAGCGCAGGGCCTGATCTGGATTTTCATTGGCGATAAAGATTATGACATGACTAAAGCGCCGCAAATTCCCGTGATGAAGGCCTTTGGCAACGATGTGAAGCCAAGGCTGACTTACGTTGTTAATTTTCCGTGTCACGTAGATCACGCGGTGATCGGTTTGATGGATCCAGCGCATGGACCTTACGTGCATAAGAGCTGGTTCTGGCGCTCAGAAAAAACCATGTTGGAAAAACGCAAAAAATTTGCGCCGGTGAATTATGGTTTCCAAATGGTGCGCCATCAGCCTTCTAAAAACTCGAAGGCCTATAAAATTTTGGGTGGAACTCCGACGACAGAGATCACTTTCACTCTTCCTTGTGTTCGCGTCGAGCATATCGAAGTCGGACCTCGCAATTTTTATTCTTACACAGCGCTAACTCCGGTTGATGAAAAGAATACGCGCGTGACTCAGCTGGCTTACTGGGACATTCCTTGGTTGACGCTTTTGAAACCGGCGATCAATCAGTTCTCAAAAACTTTCTTGGGTCAAGATATGGATGCGGTGACAAAACAGCAAGAAGGATTGAAATACGATCCTAGCCTGATGTTAATCAAAGACGCCGACACCCAAGCGAAGTGGTATTATTCTTTGAAAACGGAATACCACGATCACTTAGAACAAAAGCGCGACTTCAATCATCCGGTGAAAGAAACAGAACTTCGCTGGAGAAGTTAA
- the folD gene encoding bifunctional methylenetetrahydrofolate dehydrogenase/methenyltetrahydrofolate cyclohydrolase FolD produces MLILNGKEVAKEVRSKLSPRVASFSQKVGRAPHLSVVIVGDDDASHIYVRNKKKACESVGMTSQIIAMPAHTTQKELNAQIKALNNDASVDGILVQFPLPGHLSSDEVLRLVSPEKDSDGLTYASLGFFFAGKPIVKPCTPEGVMTILKHYGISAEGLRAVVVGRSNIVGKPMAQLLTEANATVTVCHSKTKDLSTVVREADLVVVAAGKARLLGREDFKKDAIVIDVGMHHDGPNGKLCGDVRTEELDGWVKAVTPVPGGVGPMTIATLLQNTCLLAEKRAGL; encoded by the coding sequence ATGCTCATTCTTAATGGTAAAGAAGTCGCCAAAGAAGTGCGTTCAAAGCTGTCTCCTCGAGTCGCGAGTTTTTCACAAAAAGTGGGACGGGCTCCTCATCTGTCGGTTGTCATTGTCGGTGATGATGATGCCAGCCATATCTACGTAAGAAATAAGAAGAAAGCTTGTGAATCGGTTGGCATGACCTCGCAAATCATTGCGATGCCGGCGCACACCACGCAAAAAGAACTTAATGCTCAGATCAAGGCCCTTAATAACGATGCTTCCGTTGATGGCATCTTAGTGCAATTTCCTCTGCCAGGTCATTTGAGTTCGGATGAGGTACTTCGACTGGTATCACCGGAGAAAGATTCAGACGGTTTAACATATGCGTCTTTGGGATTTTTTTTCGCGGGAAAACCGATCGTGAAACCCTGCACTCCAGAAGGGGTCATGACGATTCTTAAGCACTATGGAATTTCTGCGGAAGGACTGCGTGCCGTGGTTGTAGGGCGCAGTAATATTGTGGGAAAACCCATGGCTCAGCTTCTGACAGAGGCCAATGCCACTGTGACTGTTTGTCATTCGAAAACAAAAGATTTATCCACCGTAGTCCGAGAAGCTGATCTGGTCGTCGTGGCCGCAGGTAAAGCGCGCCTTTTGGGACGTGAAGATTTTAAGAAAGATGCTATTGTCATCGACGTGGGAATGCACCATGATGGCCCGAACGGAAAGCTTTGTGGCGACGTGCGCACGGAAGAGCTTGATGGATGGGTGAAAGCGGTGACTCCTGTACCTGGGGGAGTGGGTCCAATGACGATCGCAACTCTTCTTCAGAACACCTGTCTTCTGGCGGAAAAGCGCGCAGGTCTGTAA
- a CDS encoding Flp family type IVb pilin yields the protein MNANKVLKNKKGQGLIEYLIIVAIVAVGSMAVIKVVGANVGVRFANIANVLGGKAAGTNVQVQEVTESMTKKKDFSNFFDGATNQSKSKN from the coding sequence ATGAATGCAAACAAAGTTTTAAAAAATAAAAAAGGCCAAGGTCTTATAGAGTATCTTATTATCGTTGCCATCGTTGCTGTTGGTAGCATGGCCGTGATCAAAGTCGTTGGCGCCAATGTCGGCGTTCGTTTCGCCAACATCGCCAATGTCTTGGGCGGCAAAGCCGCTGGTACAAACGTGCAAGTTCAAGAAGTCACTGAATCCATGACGAAGAAAAAGGATTTCAGCAACTTCTTTGACGGTGCCACGAACCAATCCAAATCTAAGAACTAA
- a CDS encoding amidohydrolase, producing the protein MLFKIPRLYDSHTHFLATGEFSAGLHLGFMRKAEDLSLIDLKNPAYYRSDWIVGFGWNEAGWPEAPHKNILDKYFPDRPVFFPRMDGHRSWVNSRALEILGMKSESGLLLEKDHLQAWDKLPGFTKEQQRRHVLSACRTYNKAGFTHVRDMSCTESLWNLLVEMSEKNELTLAIEENVTTHEMSDFEGMLDFCIRAKKTETPLLRMKGIKLFYDGSLGSETAYLSKPYNGKAEGPQGRTLWPLEEVEEIMKRTWQAGLEFSVHTIGDEAAHHMVQSARKISAQGFVGRLNIEHAQMLRPETIQMMKPLHVRCHMQPCHWLSDKAWLEQKLGDLYKYVFPWEALRAAQIPISFGCDSPVEPPSFWRNKVALDESVKAKIRKFTGDLAVAHSHPDATFANSYSIIEEGIVKEINFNGSLLSLE; encoded by the coding sequence ATGCTTTTTAAGATCCCGCGTCTTTACGACAGTCATACTCACTTTCTAGCGACCGGCGAATTCTCGGCAGGTCTTCACTTAGGCTTTATGAGAAAGGCCGAGGATCTGTCGCTGATTGATCTTAAAAATCCTGCCTATTATCGAAGTGACTGGATTGTCGGATTCGGTTGGAACGAAGCGGGCTGGCCCGAGGCTCCCCACAAAAACATTCTTGATAAGTATTTTCCGGATCGACCGGTGTTCTTTCCTCGCATGGATGGTCATCGTTCGTGGGTGAATTCTCGCGCTTTAGAGATTTTGGGAATGAAATCTGAATCAGGTCTTCTTTTAGAAAAAGATCATCTGCAAGCGTGGGACAAGCTTCCGGGCTTCACAAAAGAACAACAACGTCGTCATGTTCTTTCGGCCTGTCGTACATACAATAAAGCCGGTTTCACTCATGTTCGCGACATGTCTTGCACTGAATCGCTGTGGAACCTTTTGGTAGAAATGTCTGAAAAAAATGAACTGACATTAGCCATCGAAGAAAATGTGACGACGCACGAAATGTCAGACTTTGAAGGCATGTTGGACTTCTGTATTCGTGCGAAAAAAACGGAAACGCCTTTGCTTCGCATGAAAGGGATCAAACTTTTTTATGACGGATCGTTAGGTTCTGAAACGGCTTATCTGTCTAAGCCCTACAACGGAAAAGCCGAAGGACCTCAAGGTCGCACGCTTTGGCCTTTAGAAGAAGTCGAAGAAATCATGAAACGCACATGGCAAGCCGGTTTGGAATTTTCGGTGCATACGATCGGTGACGAAGCCGCTCATCACATGGTGCAAAGTGCGCGAAAGATTTCGGCACAAGGTTTTGTGGGACGACTGAATATTGAACATGCACAAATGCTCAGACCTGAAACAATTCAAATGATGAAGCCCTTGCATGTTCGTTGTCACATGCAGCCTTGTCATTGGCTGAGCGATAAAGCTTGGTTAGAACAAAAACTGGGTGATTTGTATAAATATGTGTTTCCTTGGGAGGCTTTAAGAGCTGCGCAAATCCCCATCTCATTTGGTTGCGACAGTCCGGTAGAACCACCGTCTTTTTGGAGAAATAAAGTGGCGTTAGATGAAAGTGTGAAGGCCAAGATCCGTAAGTTTACAGGGGATTTGGCTGTCGCGCACTCTCACCCAGACGCCACGTTTGCAAACAGTTATTCGATTATTGAAGAAGGCATCGTTAAAGAGATTAATTTTAACGGGTCTCTTTTATCACTTGAGTGA
- a CDS encoding hybrid sensor histidine kinase/response regulator, protein MVKHTILCVDDEIDNVDALERLFRKKFTVLKATSGKEALAVLDEHPGPVSLIITDQRMPEMTGVEFLERTLESHPETIRILLTGYTDLESVIMAVNKGQIFRYLTKPWDPVDLTNTVEHAIERFALGQELKQKNAELGKALDELKSLDVAKSNFMILINHELKTPLTSILSFSSLLAESNLNDEDKLMVNRITKSAERLKTLVEDVLLVVRAETNQLKIDMQSIAFTQFDESLSKDVNDLLQRKQQKLVSKLEPVTVKADARLIKQVMLRLIHNAAKFGEEGSEIHIESIRNGANLRFLVHNKGPHLPNSVVDKITKPFYIDEDVMHHSTGTGLGLTICQSILKSHQSQLQFKNTNQGVMVFFELAVG, encoded by the coding sequence ATGGTGAAGCACACAATTCTTTGTGTAGATGATGAAATAGATAACGTTGATGCCTTAGAAAGGTTGTTTCGTAAGAAATTTACCGTACTAAAGGCCACCTCAGGTAAAGAGGCTCTGGCTGTTCTCGACGAACATCCAGGACCCGTTTCTTTAATCATCACCGATCAAAGAATGCCAGAAATGACTGGCGTCGAATTTTTAGAAAGAACTTTGGAATCTCATCCTGAGACGATTCGCATTCTTCTTACTGGTTACACAGATCTTGAATCCGTGATCATGGCCGTCAATAAAGGACAGATCTTCCGTTACCTGACCAAGCCTTGGGACCCTGTGGATCTTACGAACACCGTTGAGCACGCTATTGAAAGATTCGCGCTCGGACAAGAGCTTAAACAGAAAAATGCGGAACTTGGAAAAGCTTTGGATGAACTTAAAAGCTTGGATGTTGCCAAATCTAATTTCATGATTCTGATTAATCATGAATTAAAGACACCTTTAACATCCATCCTCAGCTTTTCTTCCCTACTGGCTGAATCCAACTTAAATGATGAAGACAAGTTGATGGTCAACCGAATCACTAAAAGCGCGGAACGTCTGAAAACTTTAGTGGAAGATGTTTTGCTTGTGGTTCGTGCTGAAACAAACCAGCTCAAGATCGACATGCAAAGTATTGCGTTCACTCAGTTTGACGAAAGTCTTTCGAAGGACGTGAATGATCTTTTACAAAGGAAACAGCAGAAGCTGGTTTCTAAACTCGAACCCGTGACGGTAAAAGCAGACGCCCGTTTGATTAAACAGGTGATGCTTCGTTTGATCCATAATGCCGCCAAATTCGGTGAAGAAGGCAGCGAGATTCATATTGAATCCATCCGCAATGGTGCGAACCTAAGGTTCTTGGTTCACAACAAGGGGCCGCACCTTCCAAACTCGGTGGTCGATAAAATCACGAAACCGTTTTATATTGATGAAGATGTTATGCACCACTCGACGGGAACGGGCCTAGGGCTTACGATCTGTCAGTCTATTTTAAAATCACATCAATCCCAGTTGCAGTTTAAGAATACCAATCAAGGCGTGATGGTTTTCTTTGAACTCGCGGTCGGTTGA